In Allocoprobacillus halotolerans, a genomic segment contains:
- the argJ gene encoding bifunctional glutamate N-acetyltransferase/amino-acid acetyltransferase ArgJ, with protein MHSLGFQASGIHCGIRKNKSKKDLALIVSDVMSHCASTYTQNKVKGAPIYVTQQHLQNHEAKAIICNSGNANTCNPNGIEIANEMCELCGQVLNVAAADIVVASTGVIGQPLSIEPIEKHMTQLVDALSTSGSSDACEGIMTTDTVKKEYAVAFEIGNTTCHIGAIAKGSGMIHPNMATMLAFVTSDVSISKEMLNEVIHEVVNDTFNMVSVDGDTSTNDMLTLMCNGLAKNPEITQKDENYQSFKEALMYVCTCLSRDIAKDGEGATKLLTCKVLHGQSVKDAKVVAKSVITSSLFKAAMFGEDANWGRILCAIGYSDAQYDITKIDVDLQSTKGTIRVCENGGGYPFSEEKAAQILSQDEIEIIIDLHDGEFDAVAWGCDLTYDYVKINGDYRT; from the coding sequence AAAAAATAAAAGTAAAAAAGATTTAGCTTTAATTGTCAGTGATGTGATGAGTCATTGTGCCAGCACTTATACTCAAAATAAAGTCAAGGGAGCACCGATTTATGTCACTCAACAACACTTACAAAATCATGAGGCCAAAGCCATTATTTGTAATAGTGGTAATGCCAATACTTGTAATCCTAATGGCATCGAAATTGCTAATGAAATGTGTGAGTTATGCGGTCAAGTATTAAATGTTGCTGCTGCTGATATCGTCGTTGCTTCAACTGGCGTTATCGGACAACCTTTAAGCATTGAACCAATTGAAAAACATATGACACAATTAGTAGATGCTTTATCAACAAGTGGCAGCAGTGATGCCTGTGAAGGGATTATGACAACTGATACTGTTAAAAAAGAATATGCTGTTGCTTTTGAAATAGGAAATACAACATGTCATATTGGAGCAATCGCTAAAGGGAGTGGAATGATTCATCCTAATATGGCAACAATGCTTGCTTTTGTAACAAGCGATGTTTCGATTTCAAAAGAGATGTTAAATGAAGTGATTCATGAAGTTGTTAATGATACATTTAATATGGTTAGTGTTGATGGTGATACTTCAACAAATGATATGTTAACATTGATGTGTAATGGTCTAGCAAAAAATCCAGAAATTACACAAAAAGATGAAAATTATCAAAGTTTTAAAGAAGCTTTGATGTATGTTTGTACATGTTTATCTAGAGATATAGCTAAAGATGGCGAAGGTGCAACAAAACTTCTTACTTGTAAAGTTTTACATGGACAGAGTGTTAAAGATGCAAAAGTTGTTGCTAAATCAGTGATTACAAGTTCTTTATTTAAAGCTGCAATGTTTGGTGAAGATGCGAATTGGGGACGTATCTTATGTGCCATTGGATATAGTGATGCACAATATGACATTACAAAAATTGATGTTGATTTACAAAGTACAAAGGGGACTATTCGTGTTTGTGAAAATGGGGGTGGCTATCCTTTTAGTGAAGAAAAAGCTGCTCAAATCTTAAGTCAGGATGAAATAGAAATTATTATTGATTTACATGATGGTGAGTTTGATGCGGTTGCTTGGGGATGTGACTTAACTTATGATTATGTCAAAATTAATGGTGATTATCGCACATAA
- the argB gene encoding acetylglutamate kinase, with the protein MNQNAIVKAEILSQALPYIQKYHDKIVVIKYGGNAMINEELKMNVIQDVVLLSEIGIKVILVHGGGPEINQTLKRMQKEPQFINGLRYTDEETMDVVQMVLAGKTNKDLVKLIMQKGGNAVGISGIDNQLIVAKKHECEDDLGYVGDIVKINAHIIMDLLDKGYIPVVSSVGLDEEGHTYNINADTAAAEIAAQVQAENMILVSDIPGLLMDKDDESTLIPLVHVYEVKGLTDKGIISGGMIPKIECCVRAIRENVKKAVIIDGRTPHSILIEMLSKDGIGTMFKR; encoded by the coding sequence ATGAATCAAAATGCAATTGTAAAAGCTGAAATTTTATCACAGGCTTTACCATATATTCAAAAATATCATGATAAGATTGTTGTGATTAAATATGGTGGTAATGCGATGATTAATGAAGAATTAAAAATGAATGTGATTCAAGATGTTGTCTTATTATCTGAAATTGGTATTAAAGTCATTCTTGTACATGGTGGTGGTCCTGAAATTAATCAGACTTTAAAGAGAATGCAAAAAGAACCACAATTTATTAATGGTTTAAGATATACTGATGAAGAAACAATGGATGTTGTGCAAATGGTTTTAGCAGGAAAGACAAATAAAGATCTTGTTAAACTCATTATGCAAAAAGGTGGTAATGCTGTTGGAATCAGTGGTATCGATAATCAGTTAATTGTTGCTAAAAAACATGAATGTGAAGATGATTTAGGTTATGTTGGGGATATTGTCAAAATCAATGCTCACATTATTATGGATTTATTAGATAAAGGTTATATTCCAGTTGTATCAAGTGTTGGTCTAGATGAAGAAGGGCATACTTATAATATTAATGCTGATACAGCAGCTGCTGAAATTGCTGCTCAAGTTCAAGCTGAAAACATGATTCTGGTCAGTGATATACCAGGATTGTTAATGGATAAAGATGATGAATCAACGTTAATTCCTTTGGTTCATGTTTATGAAGTCAAAGGTTTAACTGATAAAGGCATTATTAGTGGTGGAATGATTCCTAAGATTGAATGTTGTGTCAGAGCAATTCGTGAAAATGTCAAAAAAGCAGTGATTATTGATGGTCGTACTCCTCATTCTATTTTGATTGAAATGTTATCAAAAGATGGGATTGGAACAATGTTTAAAAGATAG